In Pangasianodon hypophthalmus isolate fPanHyp1 chromosome 1, fPanHyp1.pri, whole genome shotgun sequence, the genomic window AGGCAGTAAATCGACAAGCAGGTGAGCGGTCCGAAGCTCCTCCCACACCTGTGCTCCAGTCAGACTCGACTGACCCGACGGTGCATCACGGAAATAAAGCTGAAGACAATCAATCTGTAAACGTGGAGAGAATGAGAAACTAAACCATTCCTCACACATGACAGAAGACTGAACTCAATCACACAATGCTATGCAATGCTCTACTACAAATCAAACCTCTGAGAATATATAACACATAGGCGAGGGCCATGATATTTCCTATTTAATTGACGTATACTTAGTACACGGCCCTGGGTGTAGGACGAGCATTACtagcttttaaatattttccaggaaatgataaactgtaaaattaaaatggtaGTATCTAACTCTTTGTGATTTTGATGTATTCATTTGGTTTTGTTTCATGTCACAGTACCAGAGGTGCTAAAATTACGAACAAGAAATTCCAagcaggcagaaagaaaaaaaaagaattttaccacaaaactACTGGCATGTATCAGCGGACAAGAGGGCTCTATGCTATTTGCCAaaacctgactatcacacccatatattcCGCCTACAGTAGGATCTGAGCCATACTGAATAGAAATATTAAGCATATATAATGCAAAATTGTTGCCCTGTTGCCTGACAAGGCCAAGATTCGCAAACTGATGGTTAAAAGTTCACCTCAATAAAGTCAGTGCAAAGTGAAAGTAGCTGCAAATACGCAATTTTTACATCCtatgtcctttccccttcagtgaattggctttaGCTGAACAAGCAGAAAAGTGTAGTTTGTATCAGAATTGTATCTTCTATGGCTAAAcaataaatattggcacctcgGTAGTACTGTACAATCTGTAGATCCCCACCCCccacatacataaacatacaccAACACTCTGAGCTGTGCAAGATCTTCAAGATTTCCGACGTTGCATTCTAAATTGTTTCAATGCAATTTGTAACACTACGCAAGCTTTGTGTGTTGCAGCAAAGGGATCAGGTACAGAACGTGTCCTTTCTTTGAGTCAGCTGTTTAAAAGTCTTAACAGAACCCAATTTGTTCAGCAGTTTAAAAAAGGCTGGACGTGAGAGACAGACTGTCTCCTTTCTGCTTATTCACTTGCAGACGGTACAGCACACCCTGCTGAGCCCTTTCTCCACCATAAAGCACCAAAGATTTGGCATCAGATCTTCAAATCACTGCTCCAGTACCAAAGTTTCCATCTGTAGTTTTTCGAAAGGACAGAGTGGTCCTTGGGGGCAGAGCTAGCGTTAATGTTTATGGCTGATTGCGCTGTTTTTAAGGATTCCTTTGTGTtgattatgtgtttatttatcaaCCTGGaagtttatttgtaaattgttcttAGAAGCGATCACACAAGAAGTGTGGTATTCACAAGGACAGATAATACTAGCTATTCAAATtggacaaaaaatatatatataaagggaGGAAATGTTAGTGTATATCTGTGCCAAttcgctgcagtggctgagctgcattactggaagatttagcgcatGCTGTACTTGAGGTGCTTTTTCACCGTTTAGTCgccattattcttttttttttaagctctttgtgagttttaccttttatggagttttgtgggcatcactaaaAGTAAATAtgccacaaaacacacatggtTATTTACATGGGATTGGCATTTAATAACATACGCACATGAGTATGAGGAAAATCAGCATTATCGAAACTTTTAGTTCAGTTTAGCGTacgaaaacacacaaatgttctaaatgattgataaatgaggccccatGTGATTTTCATGTAGTCATGTAGTTTTTTTCCATCAGTAATCATATAAATTGTCAGAGTGTGGATGTTTTTGGCTTATTGTTATCACTACCAAAGTGTAAAAGCCCTTTATCACTgaaaatctttgtttttttttttgctgcagttgATAGGTCATCTTCCACATTAGACGTAACAATGGCGTCATTATACACCAAGAAGATGATGCAATCGCTTTTGCTGTAATCATCATGTCTCTTCATATACTTTCATGGAGTATGTTTCAGGCCTGACATGTTACAGGGCAGATGACTGCGCTTGGAGAAGAACGCTGACTGCCCTATTTTGTATACACGAGCTACCAGACAGACGGCCGTTAGCCGTCGCACCCAGATCAGGAGCAGTTATTCTCACTTGGACTCCCGGTATTATCAGGAACCAGACTCACAATCTCCCAAGCATAGATCAAACGCTTAGTCAGGAATTGTTCACTCTGAATGTTTGCCAATCATCAATCCTTATCTGCAAAGATTGCATTACGTGAATGGAACAATAAAGATTTGTGTCTTCTGATGTCTCtgctattttttctttttaaggcTTATGAAATGAAGTGATGACTGTGCTATAATTACTATACAATTGTTgttacagtaacagtagagcCTCTGAAGACAATACATGCCAAGTTAGAACATGTTTATAAGCCATTATAGAATTAATTACAGTGTAAATGCCTGCTTAGCACTGCCACCCAATTACAAAAATCTATAAGCACAGTTACTGTAGAATTAATTATAGGAGCATACGAGGCAAAATATTAGGCTtacagtgtcttgcataagtataaTGTGAATAAAGGACTAGTGGGTGGGACCAGGTTTCTACACAGCTGATGCTGATTCATAAATCGTGCCACTGCTTGTTTCAGGAATCACACTCAGATTCATTCATAGATCATTCCAGGTGCTCAAATTTGCATACATTTCTGCATGACTGTGATAAATAAGGGCCATTATATGTAGAATTCATATAATTATTCATAACAGGATGGAAAGAGAAGGAACACACTTTATTGCTACAGGTTGTGTATTAGCAACAACTCAAATgactgaattaaaaatatttacaaccATTCATCACAGATTTGTATTTGACAATGCagcattttaaagtttaaagtagAACAAAAGTGCTTTTGTAGAAGAAGGGcatcatacataaatacattttgtggCTGgtgttacatgtgtgtgtgtgtggttgagaaTGTCTTATTCATTGTCATTAGCAGCACTTTCATTCAAGCACACACTGACATTCTAAAATGTactagtgtgtgtatgtgtgtgtgtgtgtgggtgtgtgtgtcaggcatATTCACACAGGTGTCCACACCCAGCAGGGCAGTGGTTGGAGCTCTTGAGCCACTCCATCACGTGCTCCAAATGGCCGCCGTGGCTGCAGCCCTGACACCACACGAACAGACCCTTCACAACGTGgtgacacactgcacacacactcgcacactggTGGCACCTacagcacaaaaataaacacacacaagagaaGAGAGTGGAGAATAGAAATAGAGCTTGTCAgttaaggaggcgtggccagtAAAGAAGGTGGTCCTAACCTGGGCTTGAGTGTAAAACGAGCATTTGAAAGAGAACCGAACCTGTCAGTCTCGGTAAAGTAGGTGTGGCTTTCAACTGCTCAAAGCTAAATACTTCACATCACATTGAAACAACTCTAATTGAtccgagtgtgtgtctgagatgctcttctgctcaccatgagattactgcTCACTGCacgaatgagcaggtgtacataCATGCAGGTGTAATAAAGTGTATATCTTTCATGCATCAGattattaaagtgtgtgtgtgtgtgtgtgtgtgtgtttggcgaGAGCGTACCTGTCACAGATCCAGCCCTTGTTGCTCATGGGTCGTTTGCAGTTGCTGCAGTTGATGTGCAGTGTGGTGGATGCCTGGTTCAGACACGTGATAGCGCTGCACGTGCTCAGTTTGATCACCTCGTTGCTGACGTTCCACAGCTTGAATCTCTGCAGCAGGTCGATGTAGGACATGTACCAGTGTTcctgtgagacacacacacagatcaacaCACTGTGAATACACCCttgatactgattttttttcacagtagCTGGGTTAATGAGCTGATTTGCCCTAtaagcattaatattaattgaaTAAAAGTGAGAAGTGCGTGCTGCTGTCCTGACCTGTGTGAGCTCATCAATCTCCTTGCGGATTCGTTCTCCGAGCACAATGAGCACGGAGACGGCCATCTGCACGTCACCCTGCTCAGCGTAGTAGGCCAGCGTGTCCTTGACGATGGCGTTGAAGAAGCCAGGCAGCAGGCGTGGCTGGAAGAGCAGCTGTGACACCGAGATCAGGCTGAACGACTCCATGGGTGTCAGACACACGCTCTCCGTCTCGCCGCCACTCGCCTGCGGGGACTCAGCTTTCTCGGTCAGCAGCTCGGGCGCCGTGGCGTGTTCCACGATCTCGTGCCGTAGTGGGAACGCCTCCTGGGGGAGAGAAAACTCCGCCTCCTCCGCTGCAGAGGAAGTGAAGAGACAACCAGTAATCCTTActagaatgaatgaatgagtgagtgagtgagtgactaaGTAATTTAATCTGAACCGAAAATGTATCAGAAACTGGAAGTTGAATTGTTGCATAAAGCGAGGCCCTGGTGATCACGTCTCGTACTCGTCTATGGTAGTTCTATCGCTATCAATACTAAAGCCAGATGGTACACTGTATGATTTGAGCGTGTCATGGCTGTATATCATTTGTCAAGAGTGCTCGTGTTTGCGTGTCTGACCTGCCTGATTGTCGTGCTCCATGCTGTACAGGTCGTCGTCGTCCAACTCGGCCTCTCCAAACAGATACTCGGCCTGACCGTCACTTCCCTCTGTCTCTTCATTCTCTAGAAAGAAAGTGTATATGATATAGAGGTTCTTTTAACCAAATATTGTGCCTTCAGGAAGCTTTGGGAATGCTGATTCTCACAGACAAGGCTAATATTTATTGCATCAATCTACATCAATTTACGCTGAAATATTTTGTGATTCTGATGCTAAGTTGTTGGTTGGtgcattatattcattattcccATGAAAAGTGGTTGCGTGccactaaagcgctgctgcatcactctatTTAGGTAGacatgaagcaagggctaagtctcactatcagcaggtagtcaaacagCATTGTTGGTATTGTAGGAAACTGCTAAACAAGGTGAAAGTAGACCAACTCAATGAAAGGagtttaaactaaataaaagtgAGATCTGAGTGAgaatttcattagaaaataaaacttGGATGCAGTTGATGATCACATGTTTCTTATACTGTGTAAAGATTAACATGCAAGTTGTTTAGAGtggatttttccattttttaacgCTGTTGTCAGTCCTCAACTACGTGCAGTTTATGTTGTTTTGGGTCCAtattgtttgtctgtgtgtgtttgtgtgtgtgtcttaccgTCATTGTTGAGGTTGGTCTCCAGGTTGTGCAGGTTGTCCTGTCtattctctttgtttctctcattCAAAGCAGCACTCATATCCTTCAAACTGAAACTACAACCAAAAACTCTGTCAGCATGACACACCATCACCTGACAACCAAACCCTGCttttataatcaataatgtCTGGTGGGCTGATAAGAAACATTCACAATGTCATATTCACTGTAATGGCCTAAACATGAATAATCCTGGTTTACAATGCTTTTTTACAGAGTTTTCAACAGGAGAATTATACGTGGTTGTTGACATGCACCATGCCCCGTACCTGTTCATCAGGGGCATGTTACCCAGTTTACTCATGTTGTGATTGGCCGGTGGTGTTGGGTGACCCGGGTCAGAATACATTATGCGTAGCATGGTCCATGTGGTTGACACCTAAACATGCACACAAGTATTAACGTATAATACAGTCCTGTTAGATGCCTGTTAGATGACTAATTAGCTTGTTAAGGACTATGCCCAAGTTGACACACCTGAGGTCTGTTGAGCTCCTTGGCGACCTTGGCGTTGTGGTCGCAGAGCTCAGCGAAGGGTCTCCCGCTCAGCTGATACCTGCGCGCCGTCTCGATGAACCAGTCCATCCTGGTTCCGCTGTCCGCCTCACACTCAAATACACTGAGCACGCTGGAGACCTGTGCAAAGCGCTCCATTACGTCGTGCTTCTTGCCGAAGAAGAAAGGGTAGCGGCGGTCTCCGCCTGGGCACGGCTTGCGCCCACCCTCAGCCGATATCAGGCTCTCTTTGGCGGCGAAGGCTAGGTCTCCGAACAGACCAAAGCTGAGGCCCTCGGGGTTGGCGCGCACCTCTGGGCGACTGGCGTCATTAAACATGTGCTGGTACAAAGTGCTGTCTTTGGAGCCAGAAAGCAGCACGTCGGGGTTGTGCTGGTTGCGCCACACGATGCCTGTGGCAACGTCCTTGTGCTCCTCGAAGGTGGCGAAAGGAATGTAGGGCCGGCGTACGTCCCAAACGTAGATGTTGTGGTCCACCATCATGGAGCACGTGGCCAGGTGCCAGCGACGCTCGGGCCGCCACTTGACCCGCGCCACCGAGGCGATGGTCTGTACGCAGTAGATCTCTTTGGCGCGGTTGGTCGTCATGTCCCACACTTTCACCATCTTGTCACGCCCACCTGTCGCTAGCCATCCTctggagagtgagagagacatttGCAATAAATTAAGGCTTTAACAACataattaatatgaatttaCCAAGAAGACATTCGAGCAATATCCTTAACTACAATTTGATTACAGTTAAATGCTACAACGATTCCAATTTTCCACCTGATCAGAAGTGTATATGCGTGTCAGATCGCATAATGATTAGCAGTCGTGTTTCCCAGGCAACATCAACAGCAGGGCATTCATCTCAAGCAGCGCAAGTGCTAATACTATGGGCTGCACTGATACCAGTTTGCACATTATGGAGAAGATTCCATGCCAGATGCCAAGCTGCCACACTGACATCTCTACTGCATTGTTCTTACGTCGCTCGATGAAAAACTACACAGGTACAAGTGGCCTGTAGCGCTCAGATTAGGATCAAACAATCAGCAAGGGATTTTAGCAAATTTAATGCCAACTTCATATCAGAAGTGGATTTAATACCCCATTgggttttcattttcatcactgTGTTGCAGTCGTGCTACAccgaaatgcaatcactgttcAATCACAGCCATGGGCTGCGCTCGGTTTGCAATTCTGTTCGTTTCTTGATTCCTACTGCACTGACTGTCGAACCCTTAGTCATGTAGCGTTTCAGAATTACTACTAAATTTGAACATTACTAAAAAATACTTATAGCTCACAGCAGGaccaaggatttttttttttaatcaaacttcTTGTCATCAAACCTACCTGTCGTCAGGGTGCCAGTCACAGCAGAACACGGGGCCGGTGTGTGCAGTGAACATCCTCTCATAGCGGTCAGGTCTGCGGATGTCCCACAGCTGCACGTTCCCGTTCTCAAACGACGCTGCAAACGTGAAAAAGTCCTTCGTGCTGAACTGCACGTCTCGAACGCTCTCTGATTGACCTGGACACACGCACAGTTAATTAGTGTTAAAACATAGGTGTGGTGATcttccacagcagcagaaagtcATCATACACTGAAGTTATCATACTCATCACATTTAGACATGGAGATGCAAACTGTCCATATGAATGTAAACCTTTGTATCTATCGatgtatctgtctatctttgtAGTGTTTGTATACCGGAGAAGGTGCTGACGCTCTCCTTCTTGCGCAGGTCGAAGTACTTCATGAAGCCGTCCTGGGAACCGGAGAGCAGCATGTGCGCTTCACTGGGGTGGAAGCACACCTTGTTGACGGTGCGCTTGTGCTCGGCGAAAAGGTGCTCCTGCTTGTTACGGCACGGCCGCGACAGGTTCCACGTCACCACCGCGCCGTTGGTAGCCGCCGTAGCCAGGAGGCTGTCGTCGGCCTGGTGCCACATGACGTCAGCGCAGCTGAAGTTCAGCGACGGCTTGCGGCCCACGCGCAGGTTCAGCCGCTCCACGAAGCCTTCCTCTTCAATCGCAAAGATCTTGAAGATGTTGCGCCCGGCCACCACCACCTGTGAGAAGCAGAGGGCAGGAAAGTATGGCTCAGTGCTCTGCTACACACTGTACATCACTTACTCTGTgtattttacagaatttttcaGGCAAAAGTTGTTAGCTGTGGTCACCGAATGGATCCCAGAGTCTCGGTATTGATAAAGTCCAAGCAAATAgttatttttagcatttattatttagaaataagtGAGTTTGTGGGTTAATGTAAGCTCAAGGTAAATCATCAACTACActggaggcgtggtctctgtgtctgtcagtctcaatgttggaggtgtggcctctgtgtctgtcagtctcaatgttggaggcgtggtctctgtgtctgtcagtctcaatgttggaggtgtggcctctgtgtctgtcagtctcaatgttggaggcgtggtctctgtgtctgtcagtctcaatgttggaggtgtggcctctgtgtctgtcagtctcaatgttggaggcgtggtctctgtgtctgtcagtctcaatgttggaggtgtggtctctgtgtctgtcagtctcaatgttggaggcgtggtctctgtgtctgtcagtctcaatgttggaggcgtggtctctgtgtctgtcagtctcaaggttggaggcgtggcctctgtgtctgtcagtctcaatgttggaggcgtggcctctgtgtctgtcagtctcaatgttggaggcgtggtctctgtatctgtcagtcccaatgttggaggcgtggtctctgtatctgtcagtcccagtgttggaggcgtggcctctgtatctgtaaGTCCTGATACTGGAGGCGTGGCTATAACTTGGAGAAGTAGTAAATATTTGTTAGTCTTCAAGGAAAAGGTGAGTCTATTTGGTAGAATTTGGCAATCTGTCCCCACTACACGTGATGGTTCAAGATACAGTTCCTAAAACATGCATAACTCAAGATGTGTCTCTAAGCATTGTCTTTGGACCCAggcaaaacagaaataatattacagaaacagaaaaaaagtgtaGAAAAACCTGCGTGGCATCCCGACACACGCTGATAGCGTTGGCCGGAGCATCCAGCAGGCAGAACATGGTTCGGCCACTGATGGTGCTGACGGAGGCCATCTTCTCCATCTCagcctgagagaaagagagagagaaaacgactGAAGTGATACACAGAGATCCTGCTATAGGTAAGAGCTTGTGTTGCAGTTCAACTCCTGACCAGCAGAAGGCAGTTTTGGAACTTCTGAATCGGGGATGgtcactgtcacacactcacgTTTCAGACTAAAATCCACTCCACACTGAGAAACCGCAGCTAAGTTCCTGTAttagtcttcttcttctcctccttcttcaccCCAACACATGGGCATTCTGGGAAAACGAGTCCACAGATCTTGTGTGGTGGAGGCACTGCTCACATAATAGTGATCAACAATAGtgattatttaaataactatatttacatttattcgtATGATGTAAGATGGATTTATCTAAAGACTTACGAGTGAGGCAGAATCCGATCCTAAGCACAGAAGTAAGAATGTGATGTTTAAAGGATTTGTTGAAGGGCACAACAGTGGCTTCCAGCAGTCCTGGAGATTTGCACAGTCTTCAAGTCTGTAGCTCAGAACTGAAATGATCTATGCTTTACATAATTAAAACAACACCCACTGGGTCATGTATCTGAACTGGAATGTTGTGCAATGTAAGTTTACCATTAGACCACGTGGGACGTCACGTGGCACGCTGTCTTGCTGCAGCCATCCTCACATCCTCTTACAAAATAACACACCAGCGTGTGCTGAGGAGACACAAGACATGACATATGTAAGGAGCAAACCacgacagggtgtgctgttctGGGAAAATGAAGCAGGAGTTACTGTTAGAACCAGCACATGACAAAAAGTTTTATTCCTGTCATACCAAAGCAAAAGAATGacacgttgtactttttatccagttatagttacatttaacgtttgAACGTCTGAAAGACATAAacactctgaaactgaaaacaaagaACTCGGTGGCAAAAAATATAACATTCCTTTTTTGCTAATCATCATTTATCTATGCGCTGCCAGAGTTATCGTTTACGCGCTGCTAGTATACATTCTGGCACAAAACTctcgtgtgggcggggcttaacagcGATTTACTCTCATCGGCTTGTGAGATTTGGATCGACAGCTCCCTGACCTGGAAGTAGAGACGCTTCTGAGCACTCATCTCGAAAAAATAGTCGTATGAGAATACTTAAAcctcaaatattaattacaaacTAATATACTAACTAAGTGAGGAAGTAATTTCCACTATAAAGTACAAACACTGTAACTGTACAGAGAACCACATCCAGAACGTTCTCCAAAATTTGCCACTGAAGACTCTACTTCCAGGTCAGGGAGCTGTCAGTCCAAATCTCactaaccaatgagagtaaatcgctgttaagccccgcccacaccaGAGGTTAGTGCCAGAATGGCGAACGTAAACTTGCGGAGTGTAAACGAAAACTTTGAAAGCGTAAATGAAAACTCTGGCAGCTCATTCATAAAGCACGATTTGCGAAAAGGAATGTTACATTTTTTGCTGCCGAGTTCATTGCTTTTAGTTTcagagtgtttttcttcttcctcattgtatatttttgttcatttcttgaaaagttacgttcaatacttttggcacaGATTTAATTCCATGCAAAAGCAGCATGTCgtcagaaatgaaagaaagaaaataggaagaaaaaaaaagcaaaaaaaaattgtttttgcaATATCGCATCTCCAAAAGCAAAAAGTATCGAATCTGCAACTCGATTTCAGTGTAATATTGAATCGCCAGGTCTCTGTGTCAGGTCCCACCTCTAGAGCACAacgttatttattattattattattattattattaaatatttattaacatttattactatttattactattCGTGCCATTTCCTGCACGTCACTTAAAATGCTGATGATAAAAATAGATGATAAGAACactatttattactgtttacacaCAAGCCACCCTTatgattatttcatttcaaatcacgGCTCTGATTGGTCCATTGCTCATCAGAACGCACCAATCATCAGGCGGCTCTTAATCAACGTTTAACACTCTATAATCGATTATTTTCACCATTAGTTATTAGTTAGCTAGCAAAGCTAAtagccaaaataaaaaattaaaaaagaagttAGCATACGGCTAAGTTTTGGCAGCGAGAACACACTACCGGGTTGTTCTTCTGTCGACTGACATGAATATTCGTATTTTTTCGcaacataaataatttttaagcGAGAGAAGTGGAATATTTCGGAATAACTAACCTTTTCAAAACAAATGTGAAGCAGTGTAAAGGCGGAAACTGCGAAGGGGCGAGCACGCGGACACGGGTAttccaaaataaaagacaatgAAGgccgaataataataataataataataacgataacaataataataataataataataataattattattattattattattattattgttatcgttattattattattattatcgtgtTCGCgcaatatttcaaaataaattttattttattttattttttatttttttaaagacaccGAAACTGCATCCACGGTGGCGAGCTTCAACTTCCGCCATGCAGTCGCGCTTAAAATCAGGTGGACTGAGACACTGATCCGAGACCAGCTTTAAACTTTAACGCTTCAACTTCAAGATGTAAGCTGAATCTTCTttcactggttaaaaaaaaaaaaaaaaagaagtccagctttttttttctccagttgAACAAAAAGGGTGAAGCACATTACTTTTCTCTACACAACTTTTTATATCAGTATCTATTATAAACATGTATCTTGTAGTGTGGTCATTATTTTAGAATGATCATCTTACATTGACATGCTGGTGTGTTTTAACTTTGCGTAACgttttcctacattacccacaatgcacatAGTGGAGCCAGttcacttcatctctacctaatgagagcgatgcagcggtgctttagtcTTTTCGTCTGTCCAGCTC contains:
- the wdr24 gene encoding GATOR complex protein WDR24, whose product is MEKMASVSTISGRTMFCLLDAPANAISVCRDATQVVVAGRNIFKIFAIEEEGFVERLNLRVGRKPSLNFSCADVMWHQADDSLLATAATNGAVVTWNLSRPCRNKQEHLFAEHKRTVNKVCFHPSEAHMLLSGSQDGFMKYFDLRKKESVSTFSGQSESVRDVQFSTKDFFTFAASFENGNVQLWDIRRPDRYERMFTAHTGPVFCCDWHPDDRGWLATGGRDKMVKVWDMTTNRAKEIYCVQTIASVARVKWRPERRWHLATCSMMVDHNIYVWDVRRPYIPFATFEEHKDVATGIVWRNQHNPDVLLSGSKDSTLYQHMFNDASRPEVRANPEGLSFGLFGDLAFAAKESLISAEGGRKPCPGGDRRYPFFFGKKHDVMERFAQVSSVLSVFECEADSGTRMDWFIETARRYQLSGRPFAELCDHNAKVAKELNRPQVSTTWTMLRIMYSDPGHPTPPANHNMSKLGNMPLMNSFSLKDMSAALNERNKENRQDNLHNLETNLNNDENEETEGSDGQAEYLFGEAELDDDDLYSMEHDNQAAEEAEFSLPQEAFPLRHEIVEHATAPELLTEKAESPQASGGETESVCLTPMESFSLISVSQLLFQPRLLPGFFNAIVKDTLAYYAEQGDVQMAVSVLIVLGERIRKEIDELTQEHWYMSYIDLLQRFKLWNVSNEVIKLSTCSAITCLNQASTTLHINCSNCKRPMSNKGWICDRCHQCASVCAVCHHVVKGLFVWCQGCSHGGHLEHVMEWLKSSNHCPAGCGHLCEYA